Proteins co-encoded in one Streptomyces roseochromogenus subsp. oscitans DS 12.976 genomic window:
- a CDS encoding LamG-like jellyroll fold domain-containing protein, translating to MGKGLASLIALLTGGVQRRWLRRIALAVSGVLLVAVATQPAEAVIDEHALASGSAVLPHQRTGSAAGLPHQVKSAALRTKGSASSPKAKAVRGALPPSKTHVPKAKERGSFRPQGQLAAKRVSPPARIRAALLKEAQRKAAKAAGAGSSAQEGDPHIPGPNASGAEVVKDRTGNTSVFRNADGTLTARVYSRPVHYRTAKGAWADIDSTLVQGSDGRWAERADSAPAGFAASGNDPLLVSYGPSASEQVGYSLQGAAAVTGQVSGNAISYPQIATSSDLKYSVTSGGVKETLVLHDASAPTSWVFPLQLTGLTPSLTSDGSVVFKNSSGAVRVTIPHGYMEDSNIGKVSGEGATSTGVTYSLTTVDGAPALRVSLDASWLHDKARVFPVKVDPTNLNASSSTYVETPYDINFSTDSVLKVGSYDGGSHKANSYVLNWSFGSTFQNDYIEQASLYLDDVWSGGCTAEPVYVHGITSSWNVGTIADYPGLSYGSTIGSSSFEAGASCGGSSWHGIDIGDNPSAAGVKLLEGWAHGTVYNNGLALTADNSVVAAWKQFASVNSSYPPYLSVTYSSYGADYSIPKQTYTQPTASTTGSMKVALTNRGTASWSTSSTQLATDIYNTSWTKLSTNATKTYVTSSVSPNSSLTMTGTLPAEPPGQYYVCWDMLTSGTSFYTTYNVPQTCAEFTSADTPPQIDSTSPPSNVVAGSLTPQLFAGGSDPDNYPGNGLTYDFQVYTNPASGKPSLVVDSGSVSKTQWTVPAGKLAWNQSYYWIVSDSDGDAQSAWSYPSYFSTTVPQPLITSHLGEAAQGPAGRTFAPRVGNYTTAATDAEVSVAGPALSVRRSYNSLDPRTGNLFGAGWSTLYDMSALPDNDGSGAVVVTLANGQATRFGLNADGTTFTPPQGTYSTFQTVTGGGYTLTDKSGTTYTFGQQVGSAWKLKTIKDASGRSETLSYNADGTLATATNTTSSRTLHFTWSGGHVTQVATDPATSGGTAETWTYSYTSGNLTGVCPPTSSTACTAYSYTSGSSSGSHYRTSVLDANPSSYWRLGESTGTSAASEVAVNEGNDNGTYTGGYTLGAAGPLPGSPTTAATLNGSTGYVSLPNSLLTSASYVSAGMWFKTTSSGVLFSYQKDALTNSSTPGNYTPALYIGTSGKLYGEFWAGSVSPISTSSSVADGAWHYAVLSAAGNTQSLYLDGNLVGTLSGQVSVTGQPVDAIGTGFIGGHWPDEPHYSTTSNTGYRTFFNGSVAEAAFYTHALGLPAVQQQYTAGTHAASELTGTTLPSGKTALAASYDASRDQATQITDADGGTWKLGQPTTTGSGAYYRDAVISQAAPNYWRFQDTSGNQAANEVAGTTASNWWSSGPATYNNVTLGAPGLFTGSPETAASFNGTSSYVSLPSTTIYGGKVSANFSIELWFKTSASGETLFSYQSGPIGTTLSGNYTPALYVGADGHLYGQWWDHLLSPMESPDPVNDGQWHQAVLTVNTNGEQTLNLDGQQADTRTGQQLDFTGENVVSIGAGYLSGSWPSLPSNNPQGYFNGSIAEVSTFNQALSTQAVAAQYAARGTSNGATPVTTVPVTDPTGKTLTYRYDPANSYRLISVTDALGHTTSYSYDSGGFFATVTDPDGNFTTTTQNTRGDVLSSTTSDMHGDTTTSYSSYPASGTYGVTDPRNDEPTSTADPRSTSATDTTYATTYTYDSAGNLLTSTDPDQHAVTKTYTAGTESAVGGGTEPAGLLASVKDAKGNVTGYAYSSAGDLAQVTSPSGLKTTYTYDNLGRRLTSTQTSDTYPAGVTTNYTYDGQDRIVTATGPATTDAVKGTTHTSQTTYTYDDDGNTTSQAVADTTGGDTTRTSAWTYNSHDRLDSVTDPAGRKTTYGYDAYGNRTAETDPNGNAYTYAYSPTGELLTTTLTNYTGDPVSPSSPTSLVLDSRAYDPAGWLASDTDAMGRTTSYYYNWNHKLIQAYLANFHNPDGSTTTKVLQQDAYDAAGHLTEQQNTAALIETDYTVDPAGLVTGSVFDPYGQNKTTTSNSYDPDGNLTSASVTKGSTTEQTDYAYNTLGDATSETVHNGSTNLVTTHTYDQRGLLTSTTDPRGNVSGATPANYTTAFTSDQAGQLTQVAAPTVNAETNGGTPQQVHPITLYGYDTFGDKTSIDDPDGNITTYTYDSDGERVATSGAAYTPPGSTTAITPTVTAQYNAAGSITAATDGNGNTSSYTYDQFGNLAQAVQPAVGGSAPTTHTTYDTDGEKLSITDPTGAVTTSTYDDLGRTLTVSQVVRQPTTTTDTTTYGYDAAGNPNSTTLPGGQTSTATYDTAGNRITATDPLGNSTHSTYDLDNRLTQTTLPDGTAITHTYDLAGRQTGSAKLDASGTTLASTSTSYDPAGNPTAVTDANGHTTRYTYDATNVLTQQTEPVTSTSSITTSFGYDSAGKHTRYTDGNGNATITTYNTLGLAESTIEPSTPSFPNVSDRTTTTAYDADGHPVTVTRPGGVIETSAYNADGQLTSQSGSGAEATTTTRTFGYDAASRVTSVSAPNGTNTYTYNDRGEITAASGPSGTASYAYNSNGQLTSRTDKAGTTAFTYDNAGNLATAADPLNGTTLTYTRNTLGQVTGISYGSGAASQTLHYDAQHRLTSQTLTTPGGATEAATSYGYDTAGNITSQATTGTAAAASNTYTYDQANRLSSWNNGTTSTSYGYDNASNRTSTATGSTTSTATYNARNQLTSTTAGSATTNYSYTARGTLATVTGTSTENLTYDAFDQLVTDGATNYTHDALGRLATAGSATFTYNGTDNTIVSDGTDTYSRGLGNQLIGISNSAGASLAYTDQHGDLSATFTATGTALAGSTAYDPYGQVIANSGTRHDLGYQGGWTDPTTSRTATASRWYDPATGNFTSHDATAQPPAPSVNANAYAYGNDNPLTNADPSGNSSCYSTPYTPAPEPSTNWQPAGDGGGGDTGGGGGGGGGYTAPHDVTSTYDATQGDDIWNTLEVVGLGILIGVAVVAAVVTAPVDAVVGGLAAIGAGLAAAFDFGYSSCDVAISHPAPPPPPPPTAQMGLRENPGARPSGQADGASPKIDPSKFKVVATVAAAAAAQAGHQPLANGGTSSAAGNALASLTAAGATAAFCTLTGACTPQDDQSDPGCQVDGAGWTDYGPVDIGHGGRATGVTACLDSSYLESHPGTSTETNKGEGIVPPGYDWARKYVGYLGGKPSGVNACHLLGAQLSGSGTNLENLATCGTDGNSYVGKPNKPIKPMDSMLHFEDKVRQAVDDGNIVLYRVTPVYSGSRTVPYEMQMSYVSWDRSGRLNGAASDTVSNLIYTAGSGWKNLGTAVDSRTGADAPVAGQ from the coding sequence GTGGGTAAGGGATTGGCGTCCCTCATCGCCTTGCTCACCGGCGGCGTGCAGCGGCGCTGGCTGCGGAGGATCGCGCTCGCGGTCAGCGGTGTGCTGCTCGTGGCGGTCGCGACACAGCCCGCCGAGGCGGTCATCGACGAGCACGCCCTGGCATCGGGCTCCGCAGTGCTGCCCCACCAGCGGACGGGTTCCGCTGCTGGGCTGCCGCACCAGGTGAAGTCGGCGGCGCTGCGCACGAAGGGAAGTGCCTCCAGCCCGAAGGCCAAGGCGGTGCGGGGCGCGCTTCCGCCGTCCAAGACGCACGTGCCGAAGGCGAAGGAGCGGGGTTCGTTCCGTCCGCAGGGGCAGCTGGCTGCGAAGCGCGTCTCGCCCCCGGCCCGGATACGGGCGGCTCTGCTGAAGGAGGCTCAACGGAAGGCGGCCAAGGCGGCCGGCGCCGGCTCGTCGGCGCAAGAGGGCGACCCGCACATACCAGGCCCGAATGCCAGCGGCGCGGAGGTGGTCAAGGACCGCACCGGGAACACGTCGGTGTTCCGGAACGCGGACGGCACCCTCACCGCGCGGGTCTACAGCCGCCCGGTGCACTACCGCACGGCAAAGGGCGCATGGGCCGACATCGACAGCACTCTGGTTCAGGGTTCGGACGGCCGGTGGGCGGAACGTGCTGACTCCGCGCCGGCCGGCTTCGCCGCGAGCGGAAACGATCCGCTGCTGGTCTCGTACGGGCCGTCGGCGAGCGAGCAGGTCGGCTACTCCCTCCAGGGCGCGGCTGCGGTGACGGGGCAGGTGTCGGGCAACGCGATCTCCTATCCCCAGATCGCCACTTCCTCGGACTTGAAGTACTCGGTCACCTCGGGGGGCGTGAAGGAGACCCTCGTCCTGCATGACGCCTCGGCCCCGACGAGCTGGGTGTTCCCGCTCCAGCTGACCGGCCTGACACCGTCCCTCACCTCGGACGGCAGCGTGGTGTTCAAGAACTCCTCCGGTGCGGTGCGGGTGACGATCCCGCACGGCTACATGGAGGACTCGAACATCGGCAAGGTGTCCGGCGAGGGCGCGACGTCCACCGGGGTGACCTACAGCCTGACCACCGTGGACGGCGCTCCGGCGCTGCGGGTGTCGCTGGATGCGTCCTGGCTGCACGACAAGGCCCGCGTGTTCCCGGTCAAGGTCGACCCGACGAACCTGAACGCGTCCTCCAGCACCTATGTGGAGACGCCGTACGACATCAACTTCTCCACCGACTCGGTGCTGAAGGTCGGCTCGTACGACGGTGGCAGCCACAAGGCCAACAGCTACGTTCTGAACTGGTCGTTCGGCTCGACGTTCCAGAACGACTACATCGAGCAGGCGTCGCTGTACCTGGATGACGTGTGGTCCGGTGGCTGCACCGCGGAACCCGTCTATGTCCACGGCATCACCAGTTCCTGGAACGTCGGCACGATCGCCGACTACCCGGGCCTGTCGTACGGGTCGACGATCGGCTCCTCCAGCTTCGAGGCCGGGGCGAGCTGCGGCGGGTCCTCCTGGCACGGGATCGACATCGGTGACAACCCCAGCGCGGCCGGTGTGAAGCTGCTGGAGGGCTGGGCCCACGGCACCGTCTACAACAACGGTCTGGCGCTGACCGCGGACAACTCCGTCGTCGCGGCGTGGAAGCAGTTCGCCAGCGTCAACTCCTCTTACCCGCCCTACCTGTCGGTCACCTACAGCTCCTACGGTGCCGACTACTCGATTCCCAAGCAGACGTACACCCAGCCCACCGCGAGCACCACCGGCTCGATGAAGGTGGCGCTGACCAACCGGGGCACCGCCTCCTGGTCGACGTCGAGCACCCAGCTCGCCACCGACATCTACAACACGTCCTGGACGAAGCTGAGCACCAACGCCACCAAGACGTACGTGACGAGTTCGGTCAGCCCCAACTCCTCACTGACGATGACCGGGACGCTCCCGGCCGAGCCACCCGGCCAGTACTACGTGTGCTGGGACATGCTGACCAGCGGCACCTCGTTCTACACCACCTACAACGTGCCTCAGACGTGTGCCGAGTTCACCTCCGCGGACACCCCGCCGCAGATCGACTCGACCTCGCCGCCCTCCAACGTCGTGGCCGGCTCCCTCACGCCGCAGCTGTTCGCCGGCGGCAGCGACCCGGACAATTACCCGGGCAACGGGCTGACCTACGACTTCCAGGTCTACACCAACCCGGCGTCCGGAAAGCCGTCCCTGGTGGTGGACTCCGGCTCGGTCAGCAAGACCCAGTGGACCGTTCCGGCCGGCAAACTCGCCTGGAACCAGTCGTACTACTGGATCGTGTCGGACAGCGACGGCGACGCGCAGAGCGCGTGGTCGTATCCCTCGTACTTCTCCACGACCGTTCCTCAGCCGCTGATCACCTCGCATCTCGGTGAGGCGGCACAGGGCCCGGCCGGCCGGACCTTCGCCCCCAGGGTCGGGAACTACACCACCGCCGCGACGGACGCGGAGGTGTCCGTGGCGGGCCCGGCGTTGTCGGTGAGGCGCTCCTACAACTCGCTCGACCCGCGAACCGGCAACCTCTTCGGTGCGGGCTGGTCGACGCTGTACGACATGTCCGCGCTGCCCGACAACGACGGCTCCGGCGCGGTCGTGGTCACGCTGGCGAACGGCCAAGCGACGCGATTCGGCCTGAACGCGGACGGCACGACGTTCACGCCGCCGCAGGGCACCTACTCCACGTTCCAGACCGTCACCGGCGGCGGCTACACCCTGACCGACAAGTCGGGCACCACGTACACGTTCGGTCAGCAGGTCGGCTCGGCCTGGAAGCTGAAGACAATCAAGGACGCGTCCGGGCGGAGCGAGACCCTCTCGTACAACGCCGACGGCACCCTGGCCACGGCCACCAACACGACCAGCAGCCGCACGCTGCACTTCACCTGGAGCGGCGGCCACGTCACCCAGGTGGCCACCGACCCGGCCACCTCCGGCGGCACAGCCGAAACCTGGACGTACTCCTACACCAGCGGCAACCTGACCGGGGTGTGCCCGCCCACCTCCTCCACGGCGTGCACCGCCTACTCCTACACCTCCGGGTCGTCCTCCGGCTCGCACTACCGCACGTCCGTACTGGACGCCAACCCCTCCTCCTACTGGCGCCTCGGCGAGTCCACCGGCACCTCGGCGGCCAGCGAGGTCGCGGTCAACGAGGGCAACGACAACGGCACTTACACCGGCGGTTACACCCTCGGCGCGGCCGGACCGCTGCCCGGCTCACCGACCACCGCCGCCACGCTCAACGGCTCCACCGGCTACGTCTCCCTGCCGAACAGCCTTCTGACCTCGGCGAGTTACGTCTCCGCCGGGATGTGGTTCAAGACCACCTCCTCCGGCGTGCTGTTCTCCTACCAGAAGGACGCGCTGACCAACAGCTCCACGCCCGGCAACTACACACCGGCGCTGTACATCGGCACCTCCGGGAAGCTGTACGGCGAGTTCTGGGCGGGCAGCGTCTCCCCGATCTCCACCTCGTCCTCGGTCGCCGACGGTGCCTGGCACTACGCGGTGCTGTCCGCCGCGGGCAACACGCAGTCGCTGTACCTGGACGGCAACCTTGTCGGCACCCTCTCGGGGCAGGTGTCGGTAACCGGCCAGCCGGTGGACGCCATCGGCACCGGATTCATCGGCGGCCACTGGCCCGACGAGCCGCACTACAGCACCACCAGCAACACCGGCTACCGCACCTTCTTCAACGGCTCCGTCGCCGAAGCCGCCTTCTACACCCACGCGCTCGGCCTCCCGGCCGTCCAGCAGCAGTACACCGCGGGCACCCACGCCGCCAGCGAGCTGACCGGCACCACCCTGCCCTCGGGCAAGACCGCACTGGCCGCCTCCTACGACGCCTCCCGCGACCAGGCCACCCAGATCACCGACGCCGACGGCGGCACCTGGAAGCTCGGCCAGCCCACCACCACCGGCTCCGGCGCCTACTACCGCGACGCGGTCATCTCCCAGGCCGCCCCCAACTACTGGCGCTTCCAGGACACCTCCGGCAACCAAGCTGCCAACGAAGTCGCCGGGACCACGGCCTCCAACTGGTGGTCCTCCGGCCCTGCCACCTACAACAACGTCACCCTCGGTGCGCCGGGACTGTTCACCGGCAGCCCGGAGACCGCCGCGTCCTTCAACGGCACCAGCTCCTACGTGTCGCTGCCGTCCACCACGATCTACGGCGGCAAGGTCTCGGCGAACTTCTCCATCGAGCTGTGGTTCAAGACCAGCGCCTCCGGCGAAACCCTGTTCAGCTACCAGAGCGGCCCGATCGGCACCACCCTGTCAGGCAACTACACTCCCGCCCTGTACGTCGGCGCCGACGGCCACCTCTACGGGCAGTGGTGGGACCACCTGCTGTCACCCATGGAGTCCCCGGACCCCGTGAACGACGGGCAGTGGCACCAGGCCGTGCTCACGGTGAACACCAACGGTGAGCAGACCCTCAACCTGGACGGCCAGCAGGCCGACACCCGCACCGGCCAGCAACTGGACTTCACCGGCGAGAATGTCGTCTCCATCGGCGCGGGCTACCTGTCGGGGTCCTGGCCCTCCCTGCCCTCGAACAACCCCCAGGGTTACTTCAACGGCTCCATCGCCGAGGTCTCCACCTTCAACCAAGCCCTGAGCACGCAGGCGGTGGCGGCCCAGTACGCCGCCCGCGGCACCTCCAATGGCGCCACCCCGGTCACCACCGTGCCCGTGACCGACCCCACGGGCAAGACCCTCACCTACCGCTACGACCCGGCCAACAGCTACCGCCTGATCTCGGTCACCGACGCGCTCGGCCATACCACCTCCTACTCCTACGACTCCGGAGGCTTTTTCGCCACGGTGACCGACCCGGACGGCAACTTCACCACCACCACGCAAAACACGCGTGGGGACGTGCTGTCAAGCACGACCAGTGACATGCACGGTGACACCACCACCAGCTACTCCAGCTACCCGGCCTCCGGCACGTACGGCGTCACCGACCCACGCAACGACGAGCCCACCTCCACCGCCGACCCGCGCTCCACCAGTGCCACCGACACCACCTACGCCACCACCTACACCTACGACTCCGCCGGGAACCTGCTCACCTCCACAGACCCCGACCAGCACGCCGTCACCAAGACGTACACGGCGGGCACCGAGTCCGCGGTCGGCGGCGGCACCGAACCGGCCGGGCTCCTGGCATCCGTCAAGGACGCGAAGGGCAATGTCACCGGCTACGCCTACAGCAGTGCCGGTGACCTCGCCCAGGTGACCTCGCCCTCGGGGCTGAAGACCACCTATACCTACGACAACCTTGGCAGGCGCCTCACCAGCACCCAGACCTCGGACACCTATCCGGCCGGCGTGACCACCAACTACACCTACGACGGCCAGGACCGCATCGTCACCGCCACCGGACCGGCCACCACCGACGCCGTCAAGGGCACCACCCACACCTCCCAGACCACCTACACCTACGACGACGACGGCAACACCACCTCGCAGGCGGTCGCGGACACCACCGGTGGGGACACCACCCGCACCAGCGCCTGGACGTACAACTCTCACGACCGGCTCGACTCAGTCACCGACCCTGCGGGCCGCAAGACCACCTACGGTTACGACGCCTACGGCAACCGCACCGCCGAGACCGACCCCAACGGCAACGCCTACACCTACGCGTACTCACCGACCGGTGAACTGCTCACCACCACGCTGACCAACTACACCGGAGACCCGGTCAGCCCCTCCTCGCCCACGTCCCTGGTGCTGGACTCACGCGCCTACGACCCGGCAGGCTGGCTTGCCTCCGACACCGACGCGATGGGGCGGACCACCAGCTACTACTACAACTGGAATCACAAGCTCATCCAGGCCTACCTGGCCAACTTCCACAACCCGGACGGCTCCACCACCACAAAGGTCCTCCAGCAGGATGCCTACGACGCTGCCGGCCATCTGACGGAACAGCAGAACACCGCCGCCCTGATCGAGACCGACTACACCGTCGACCCCGCGGGCCTGGTCACCGGATCCGTCTTCGACCCCTACGGCCAGAACAAGACCACCACCTCCAACAGCTACGACCCCGACGGCAACCTCACTTCTGCATCCGTCACCAAGGGCAGCACCACCGAACAGACCGACTACGCCTACAACACCCTCGGCGACGCCACCTCCGAGACCGTCCACAACGGCTCCACCAACCTCGTCACCACCCACACCTACGACCAGCGCGGACTGCTCACCTCCACCACCGATCCGCGCGGCAACGTCTCCGGCGCCACCCCCGCGAACTACACCACCGCCTTCACCTCCGACCAGGCGGGCCAGCTCACCCAGGTCGCTGCGCCGACGGTGAACGCGGAGACCAACGGCGGCACGCCGCAGCAGGTGCACCCCATCACCCTGTACGGCTACGACACCTTCGGCGATAAGACGTCCATCGACGACCCCGACGGCAACATCACCACCTACACCTACGACTCCGACGGCGAACGGGTCGCCACCTCGGGGGCTGCCTACACCCCGCCAGGGTCCACCACCGCCATCACCCCCACCGTCACCGCCCAGTACAACGCGGCCGGAAGCATCACCGCCGCCACCGACGGCAACGGCAACACCAGCAGCTACACCTACGACCAGTTCGGCAACCTGGCCCAAGCTGTTCAGCCCGCCGTAGGCGGCAGCGCACCGACCACCCACACCACGTACGACACCGACGGCGAGAAGCTGTCCATCACCGACCCGACCGGCGCGGTCACCACGTCGACCTACGACGACCTCGGCCGCACCCTGACCGTCAGCCAGGTGGTCCGGCAACCAACCACCACCACCGACACAACTACCTACGGCTACGACGCGGCAGGCAACCCCAACTCCACGACCCTGCCGGGCGGCCAGACCTCCACGGCTACCTACGACACGGCCGGTAACCGAATCACCGCCACCGACCCGCTGGGCAACAGCACCCACTCCACGTATGACCTCGACAACCGGCTGACCCAGACCACACTGCCTGACGGCACGGCCATCACCCACACCTACGACCTGGCCGGACGTCAGACCGGATCGGCAAAGCTGGACGCGTCCGGCACCACCCTGGCCTCCACCTCTACCAGCTACGATCCGGCCGGCAACCCCACAGCGGTCACCGACGCCAACGGCCACACCACCCGCTACACCTACGACGCCACCAACGTCCTCACACAGCAGACCGAACCGGTCACCTCCACCTCGTCCATCACCACCAGCTTCGGCTACGACTCCGCCGGCAAGCACACCCGCTACACCGACGGCAACGGCAACGCCACCATCACCACCTACAACACCCTCGGCCTGGCCGAATCAACCATCGAGCCGAGCACCCCCTCCTTCCCGAACGTCTCCGACCGCACCACCACCACCGCCTACGACGCCGACGGCCACCCCGTCACCGTCACCCGACCCGGGGGCGTCATCGAGACCAGCGCCTACAACGCCGACGGACAGCTGACCAGCCAGTCAGGCAGCGGAGCCGAGGCAACCACCACCACCCGCACCTTCGGCTACGACGCTGCCAGCCGCGTCACCTCCGTCAGCGCCCCCAACGGCACCAACACCTACACCTACAACGACCGCGGCGAGATCACCGCAGCCAGTGGACCGTCCGGCACCGCCAGCTACGCCTACAACTCCAACGGTCAACTGACCTCCCGGACCGACAAGGCCGGCACGACCGCCTTCACCTACGACAACGCCGGAAACCTTGCGACCGCCGCCGACCCGCTGAACGGCACCACGCTGACCTACACCCGAAACACCCTCGGCCAGGTCACCGGCATCTCCTACGGCAGCGGTGCCGCCAGCCAAACCCTCCACTACGACGCCCAGCACCGGCTGACCAGCCAAACCCTCACCACCCCCGGTGGTGCCACCGAAGCAGCCACCAGCTACGGCTACGACACCGCAGGAAACATCACCTCGCAGGCCACCACCGGCACTGCCGCAGCCGCCAGCAACACCTACACCTACGACCAGGCAAACCGACTGAGCAGCTGGAACAACGGAACCACCAGCACCTCCTACGGCTACGACAACGCCAGCAACCGCACCAGCACCGCCACCGGCTCAACCACCTCCACTGCCACCTACAACGCCCGCAACCAGCTGACGTCCACCACCGCAGGCTCAGCGACCACCAACTACAGCTACACCGCCCGAGGCACCCTGGCGACGGTCACTGGCACCAGCACCGAGAACCTCACCTACGACGCCTTCGACCAACTCGTCACCGATGGCGCCACCAATTACACCCACGACGCCCTCGGTCGCCTTGCCACCGCGGGATCGGCAACCTTCACCTACAACGGCACCGACAACACCATCGTCTCCGACGGCACCGACACCTACAGCCGTGGCCTCGGGAACCAGCTGATCGGCATCAGCAACAGTGCGGGCGCATCCCTCGCCTACACCGACCAGCACGGCGACCTCAGCGCCACCTTCACCGCAACTGGCACAGCCCTAGCTGGGTCCACGGCCTATGACCCCTACGGGCAGGTCATCGCCAACAGCGGCACCAGGCACGACCTCGGCTACCAAGGCGGCTGGACCGACCCCACCACCAGCCGGACCGCCACCGCCAGCCGCTGGTACGACCCGGCAACCGGCAACTTCACCAGCCACGACGCCACCGCCCAGCCCCCTGCCCCTTCCGTCAACGCAAACGCCTACGCCTACGGCAACGACAACCCCCTCACCAACGCCGATCCCTCCGGCAACAGCTCCTGCTACAGCACGCCCTATACCCCTGCTCCGGAACCGAGCACCAACTGGCAGCCGGCAGGCGACGGTGGTGGAGGAGACACAGGCGGCGGTGGCGGAGGCGGCGGCGGTTACACCGCGCCGCACGATGTCACCAGCACGTACGACGCGACTCAGGGCGACGACATCTGGAACACCCTCGAGGTGGTGGGTCTGGGCATCCTGATCGGCGTAGCTGTTGTAGCCGCGGTGGTCACCGCCCCGGTAGACGCAGTCGTCGGCGGACTGGCAGCGATAGGCGCAGGCCTCGCAGCCGCCTTCGACTTCGGGTACTCGAGCTGCGACGTCGCAATCAGCCACCCGGCACCGCCGCCGCCCCCGCCGCCGACCGCGCAGATGGGCCTGCGTGAAAACCCCGGCGCCCGCCCCAGCGGCCAAGCTGACGGTGCCAGCCCCAAGATCGACCCGTCCAAGTTCAAGGTGGTCGCCACTGTGGCCGCCGCTGCCGCAGCCCAGGCAGGCCACCAGCCGCTCGCCAACGGCGGAACTTCCTCGGCTGCCGGCAACGCACTGGCCTCGCTCACCGCGGCGGGGGCTACCGCGGCGTTCTGCACCCTGACTGGGGCGTGCACGCCCCAAGACGATCAGTCGGACCCGGGGTGCCAAGTCGACGGTGCTGGATGGACCGACTATGGACCAGTCGACATCGGCCATGGCGGACGCGCGACTGGAGTGACGGCGTGCCTGGACAGCAGCTACTTGGAGTCACATCCGGGCACCTCGACCGAGACCAACAAGGGCGAGGGGATCGTTCCGCCAGGCTATGACTGGGCGCGAAAGTACGTCGGTTATTTGGGCGGCAAGCCGAGTGGCGTGAACGCCTGCCACCTCCTGGGGGCACAATTGAGCGGCTCCGGCACCAATCTCGAAAATCTTGCAACCTGCGGAACGGATGGAAACTCGTACGTCGGGAAGCCCAATAAGCCGATCAAGCCGATGGATAGCATGCTGCATTTCGAAGACAAGGTGCGGCAGGCAGTGGATGACGGCAATATCGTTCTCTATCGGGTGACGCCGGTATATTCCGGTAGTCGAACCGTGCCGTACGAGATGCAAATGTCCTACGTTTCCTGGGACCGCTCCGGAAGACTCAACGGGGCCGCATCAGACACCGTTTCCAACCTCATATACACTGCGGGTAGCGGATGGAAGAACCTTGGCACAGCGGTCGACAGCCGAACCGGCGCCGATGCCCCCGTCGCCGGTCAGTAG
- a CDS encoding SMI1/KNR4 family protein produces MGHPAMSHPAILRLGQVLEAPPTGGDRVDWDVLFEESGLRLPEDYRAFVEVYGGGEIDEYLSVSTPPVTESAYGDLLDGLNPSLRPADLEFLAGHFAGSATPEVLAFGGTASGDAVFWLCTDTDPDKWSVAAFRRQSPYGTVPWTVFSGGMVEFLLAVLGGNLQPFSDRSLAQGPHEFLGWRAMRGF; encoded by the coding sequence ATGGGCCACCCGGCTATGAGTCACCCCGCGATCCTGCGCCTTGGTCAGGTACTCGAAGCGCCTCCGACCGGTGGTGACCGCGTCGACTGGGATGTGCTGTTCGAGGAGTCGGGTCTGCGGTTGCCCGAGGACTACCGTGCCTTTGTCGAGGTCTATGGCGGGGGGGAAATCGATGAGTACCTTTCGGTGAGCACCCCGCCGGTTACGGAGTCAGCCTATGGCGATCTGCTGGATGGGTTGAACCCATCGCTCCGTCCAGCAGATCTGGAGTTCTTGGCAGGTCACTTTGCTGGCAGTGCAACGCCGGAGGTTTTGGCCTTCGGTGGCACTGCGAGCGGTGACGCAGTCTTCTGGCTGTGCACTGACACTGATCCCGACAAATGGAGTGTCGCCGCCTTTAGACGCCAGTCACCCTACGGAACCGTTCCCTGGACGGTTTTCAGTGGCGGGATGGTGGAGTTCCTGCTGGCTGTCCTTGGCGGGAACCTCCAGCCTTTCAGTGACCGCAGTCTTGCCCAAGGGCCGCACGAATTTCTCGGTTGGCGAGCCATGAGAGGTTTCTGA
- a CDS encoding SMI1/KNR4 family protein, which produces MNQNMRKLMTLMPPHVGAGDVIDWRQAREVWGCDFPSDFRDFMSVYGSGVIEDRLAISRQNEGAPGDGPYGAWFVPSPDWLEDVSAPYPAWPAAGSLICWGEDSNQNVLCWSTRGSDPDKWPVVVWDSGGLDGEAFIEFDCGMAELLLRIFSEEQPYPFNEGFLGGVTRPRFVHRREEARLRGLGINPWPDA; this is translated from the coding sequence GTGAACCAGAACATGCGCAAGCTCATGACCTTGATGCCTCCGCACGTTGGTGCGGGTGACGTCATCGACTGGCGCCAGGCGCGCGAAGTGTGGGGCTGCGATTTCCCTTCCGATTTCCGGGACTTCATGTCCGTCTACGGATCAGGCGTGATCGAGGACCGCCTCGCCATCTCTCGCCAGAACGAGGGCGCCCCGGGTGACGGGCCCTATGGCGCCTGGTTCGTCCCGTCCCCGGACTGGCTGGAGGACGTTTCGGCGCCGTATCCGGCATGGCCGGCAGCGGGAAGTCTGATCTGCTGGGGGGAGGATTCGAACCAGAACGTCCTGTGCTGGTCCACCCGCGGCAGTGATCCGGACAAGTGGCCGGTCGTTGTCTGGGACTCCGGCGGTCTCGACGGCGAGGCATTCATCGAGTTCGACTGCGGCATGGCGGAGTTGCTGCTTCGGATCTTCAGTGAAGAACAGCCGTATCCCTTCAACGAGGGATTCCTGGGCGGTGTCACCCGTCCCAGATTCGTGCATCGCAGGGAAGAGGCCCGTCTGCGTGGGCTCGGCATCAACCCTTGGCCGGACGCTTGA